The DNA sequence AGCACGAACACACCGGTCAGCAGGTCGTATCCGAGCAGGTAGAGGATGCAGAAGCCGGCTGGAAACAGCAGTGCCCCGATGATCGCCTGACCGGTCTGCACGGTCATGGACACCGCGAACGCCGCGCCCAGCGCCAATGTCGCACCGGCCATGAATGCGCGGATCAGGGTGTCGCGGGTGGACATGAAAATCTTCGACTGGCCGGCGTCGATCATCGCGTTGATCAACTCGGGCGGCTTGACGTAGGTCATCGAACTCCTCAGATACCGCAGGGCAGTAGTTTGGATCGGCGCGTGTGACCCTACGTCGCAGCGGCCCGCCCGAAGGAAGATCGTCAGCCAACTCCTAGTTAGCCCACAGACGTTGCCCAACAACGCCTTTACCGGGACTTTTCCGCGTTTTACCAGCTAAGACATCACCGCGGCCGGTCGACCGCATACGTCCCGGCGTCGTCGGTGAACTCCGCGAGCACCCGGCGCTGGGCGCCGTCGACAGTGACCACACAGCTGAAACTGGTGCCCTTGCGCACGGTCGGGTTCACCCCGTTGTTGCACCGGACGTTGGTCACGTCGTCGCGGCCGTAACCGTTGATCGGGTCGGTGAGCACCTGGCGGACCCTATGACGCGACGCGGCACCCAGGGCGGGGCGCCGGTTTTCACCTATGCCCCAATGCATGTATCAGCTATGTCGTGAACTCACACGCCCCATCACCCCGAGCGGAACACGCGCCGAATGTGCGGTTCGACGGGTGGGCCCCGCTCAGCTGCTACTGACCGCCGAGGCCGTCGCTAGTCCTCGTGGCGAGAAAGACTGCCTTATCTTTGAATGGCCAGAATCCACTGTCCATCAGCGGAGTCCCCGAAGAGCTGGTGGCTGAGGTAATGGTCGGACTGGAGCTACCGTATCCGGTGTAATAGTCGTACAGGAACACTCCGTCTGACCGGTAGACCGATACATGGGTGCCAGGCGGGACGGAATCACCTGGAGCGCCACCGGTCAGTAACGTGTTCGGAACTGTTCCGGATTCGCCGGTAGTGTTTAACAACAGCCGTACGGCTTCCGCATCACCGCCGTTGATCCGTACGAATGCATCGGAATACGGAGCCGACCCCTCTTCTCCGAAGAGAGTGCCGTACGGATTCAGCGGATCGCGTCCGAATTGCGCAAATCCGTAGCTTTCGATCAGGGTGATGCCGTCGCCGAGATGGCCGGGCAGTTGGGCTACCACGTTAGGCCCGGGCCCGGGTGCGGAGAGTCCGAACCCTAGTACGCCGTCAGCATTGCCGTGCAAGTAGTCTCCCAACGACATCGGGTAGTCAGCGAGGTAATCGACGACCAGGAGCTTTGCGCCAGGGATAATCCCGATTATGGAGCTGACCAGGTCGGTGTTCAGGAGGTATTTCAATCCGGACTCGGATATGAAATCGTTCGGCGGTAATGCCGTCAGAACGGCATGAACATCGGTCGGTTCTGTGACAATATTGCCGCTCGATCCGACGTAGTTTATGTAAAGGCCGTAATCGGTAGGAAGAATTCTTGCTCCGCTGTCGGCACCGAAGTTTACAGGCGCTTGGAACGTTAGGTACAAGAAATTCGGCAGGTCATCGTCTCCGAAATTTGTGCTGGCAATTCCAGTCGGCAAGCCGAATTGTGTAATAGCTCCGATTATGCCATCTGCGAATGATGCTGATTTGACGATTGGGTCCAACCAGGCGGGAATGCCCGGGATTTGAAGAAGCGAGGCAAGTTCAAGCACTGAGCCGACAATCGAGAATTCGGGTGAAGCATTGCCGAGGCTCTCGATTGGGACAAAGAGTCCGTTGGTCGAGCTGTCCAGTGCGACGGATATCGACGAGCTGTTACCTATTGAAATATCGGCCACCGGATAGGTGCCGGACACGTGGATGGGTATCGAGGCGACATCCAAGGCATGGCTAACGTCATCGAAACCTGAAGCAACCGCCGGCAGTGGCACGGTAACGGCTGCGACCTGTTCGGCGGCGTCGGAGATGGCGTCGCTGACGAGATCGTCGAAGTCGGCGTGCGCGGCGGGTAGGGCGATCAGGGGGAGGGTGCTGAGGCCGAACAACGTAGCGAGCCTGCGAGGCGTGACGCCAAGCCTCTCGCGCGGACCCGCAGGCGCATAGGGCGACATAGTGTGAACTTCCTGTCGTATGCCTAAGCAAAGGATAAGTTGGAGCAATAACTACAACAGGCTCTCGTGCTAGTTGTCAACAGTTCGTTATTAGAGACAAATTGATGTGGGTGCGGACTCGTGGTGTCGTTGGGTGACAGGTAGGCGGCCTCCGCTGGGAAAGCGGTGAAGGATCATGTGACCCTGCAACCGGTCCCGAGCATCACCGCGGCCGGTCGACCGCATACGTCCCGGCGTCGTCGGTGAACTCCGCGAGCACCCGGCGCTGGGCGCCGTCGACAGTGACCACACAGCTGAAACTGGTGCCCTTGCGCACGGTCGGGTTCACCCCGTTGTTGCACCGGACGTTGGTCACGTTGTCGCGGCCGTAACCGTTGATCGGGTCGGTGAGCACCTGGCGAACACCCTCTTGGGCCTTGAGCACATCGAGTTCGACGGGGCCCGAGCCGCCGACGGTGCCGCGCAGCACCAACGTCAGAAGCACGCCGAGGGCGAGCAGTCCGGTCAGGCCCGCGGCGATCAGCAGGGCACGGTTCGACGGAGGTTGTGGGCTCGCCGGGTTCGGGGCACCGGCATCCGAGCCCGCCCGTGGCTGGCGCCGGTCCGGCGGTACCGGAGGCCGAGGACCCGACGGCGGCGGCCGGTGCGGCCGCGCGGGCGGTGGCACTCGGTGCGGCGGGGGCGTCGGGGGCCGGCGGACTTCGAGATACCAGGGCCGTTCGGGCGGCCGCGGTCGCTGCGG is a window from the Mycobacterium sp. SVM_VP21 genome containing:
- a CDS encoding DUF4333 domain-containing protein, which codes for MLTDPINGYGRDDVTNVRCNNGVNPTVRKGTSFSCVVTVDGAQRRVLAEFTDDAGTYAVDRPR
- a CDS encoding DUF4333 domain-containing protein codes for the protein MNRPDDPRERPERRITPIPRPPQQPQGPRGPGGPQGPPPQRPRPPERPWYLEVRRPPTPPPHRVPPPARPHRPPPSGPRPPVPPDRRQPRAGSDAGAPNPASPQPPSNRALLIAAGLTGLLALGVLLTLVLRGTVGGSGPVELDVLKAQEGVRQVLTDPINGYGRDNVTNVRCNNGVNPTVRKGTSFSCVVTVDGAQRRVLAEFTDDAGTYAVDRPR